One genomic region from Prochlorococcus marinus CUG1433 encodes:
- the tilS gene encoding tRNA lysidine(34) synthetase TilS: MSDKNLNQKNWSSWHHLLHKELLSKNALIPKESMILISVSGGQDSMALLTLINDLKKIYSWAISVWHGDHKWHEKSSLYALELKSYCESKNIQFYFDEANKENIISEEKAREWRYKKLCERAKFLLNKNQQKKNIYLLTGHTSSDNAETFILNLSRGSNFAGLSNIKSKRLLENQIFLIRPILIFSREDTKQFCNTMNIPIWEDPTNSDLKLNRNLVRKKIIPTLEVIYPGCSKRINNFSQKMSNYNNERDDLSELAYLYCKDAKGINRNLLNKMCIEARCTILNIFLREISKKQYSSKNLVRLATSIYEKNKGQVSLQEFLRIVWNKNYINFEKIKM; the protein is encoded by the coding sequence ATGTCTGATAAAAATTTAAACCAAAAAAATTGGTCATCATGGCATCATCTGCTTCATAAGGAACTTCTTAGCAAAAACGCATTAATTCCCAAAGAATCAATGATTTTAATAAGTGTTTCCGGGGGACAAGACTCAATGGCCTTGTTGACCTTAATTAATGATCTAAAAAAAATTTATAGTTGGGCTATTAGTGTTTGGCATGGTGATCATAAGTGGCATGAAAAATCCTCACTATATGCTCTTGAATTAAAAAGTTATTGCGAAAGTAAAAATATTCAATTCTATTTTGATGAAGCAAATAAAGAAAATATTATTTCAGAAGAAAAAGCGAGAGAATGGAGATATAAAAAATTATGTGAAAGAGCCAAATTTTTATTAAACAAGAACCAGCAAAAAAAAAATATTTATTTGTTAACTGGTCACACTAGTAGTGATAATGCTGAAACATTTATCCTAAATTTATCTAGAGGGAGCAATTTTGCTGGTCTCAGTAATATTAAAAGCAAAAGGTTACTAGAAAATCAAATTTTTTTAATAAGGCCAATATTAATTTTTAGTAGAGAAGATACAAAACAATTTTGTAATACAATGAATATTCCAATATGGGAAGATCCAACAAATTCAGATCTTAAATTAAATAGAAATTTAGTAAGAAAAAAAATTATTCCAACATTGGAGGTTATCTATCCAGGTTGTTCTAAAAGGATAAATAATTTTTCCCAAAAAATGAGCAACTACAATAATGAACGTGATGATCTTAGTGAACTAGCATATTTATACTGTAAAGACGCAAAAGGTATTAATAGAAATCTTTTAAATAAGATGTGTATTGAAGCAAGGTGCACAATCTTAAATATATTTTTAAGGGAAATATCTAAAAAACAATATAGTTCTAAAAATCTGGTAAGGTTAGCAACTTCAATTTATGAAAAAAACAAAGGGCAAGTTAGCTTACAAGAGTTTTTGAGAATTGTTTGGAATAAAAACTATATAAATTTTGAAAAAATTAAGATGTGA
- a CDS encoding DUF561 domain-containing protein: protein MSLINLLPQKTKEELRSKSLLKVISGLNNFDIQSVKTIVKAASLGGADLVDIACNPELVDLAIKNSSLPVCVSSVVPRSFLDSVKAGASLIEIGNYDTFYEKGIKFSDKKVLKITKETRDLLPNVPLSVTVPHTIPIDKQVDLAVKLVEEGVDIIQTEGGTSSTPYSSGIQGFFEKSVPTLAATYAIYQEFKKQSLNIPIMSASGLSQVTCPLAISSGASAVGVGSVVNKLDDLISMIAVVRGLKESLKNSIIGEKIS from the coding sequence ATGAGTCTGATTAATCTTTTGCCACAAAAAACTAAAGAAGAGTTGAGGAGTAAATCTTTACTCAAAGTTATTTCAGGATTGAATAATTTTGATATTCAATCTGTGAAAACAATTGTTAAAGCTGCTTCATTAGGAGGCGCAGATCTTGTTGATATTGCTTGTAATCCTGAACTCGTTGATTTAGCGATTAAGAATTCTTCATTGCCAGTGTGTGTGAGTTCAGTAGTACCAAGATCATTTCTAGATTCTGTAAAAGCAGGGGCCTCATTAATTGAGATAGGAAATTACGATACTTTTTATGAAAAAGGCATTAAATTTTCAGATAAAAAAGTTTTAAAGATCACAAAAGAGACGAGGGATTTATTGCCTAATGTTCCTTTATCAGTAACTGTTCCTCATACTATACCTATTGATAAACAAGTTGATCTTGCTGTAAAGCTAGTGGAAGAAGGTGTTGATATTATTCAAACAGAAGGTGGCACCAGTTCTACTCCTTACTCTTCAGGAATTCAAGGCTTTTTTGAAAAATCAGTTCCCACTCTTGCAGCTACTTATGCTATTTATCAAGAATTTAAGAAACAATCACTAAATATACCAATCATGAGCGCCTCTGGATTAAGCCAAGTAACTTGTCCATTAGCAATATCCTCTGGAGCCTCAGCAGTTGGCGTTGGATCTGTAGTTAATAAATTAGATGATTTAATATCAATGATTGCGGTTGTTAGAGGCTTAAAAGAATCTTTGAAAAATTCAATAATCGGAGAAAAAATTTCTTAG
- the uvrB gene encoding excinuclease ABC subunit UvrB → MNNYKLQAPYEPNGDQPEAIKKLVKGVNNGKEFQTLLGATGTGKTFTIANVIQQTGRPALVLAHNKTLAAQLCNELREFFPKNAVEYFISYYDYYQPEAYVPVSDTYIAKTASINEEIDMLRHSATRSLFERKDVIVVASISCIYGLGIPSEYLKAAVKFEVGKSINLRSSLRSLVENQYTRNDIEITRGRFRIKGDVLEIGPAYEDRLIRIELFGDEVEAIRYIDPTTGEILESLEQVSVYPAKHFVTPKERLESAISAIRSELKTQLDKFTYEGKLLEAQRLEQRTKYDLEMLKEVGYCNGVENYARHLSGREEGSPPECLIDYFPKDWLLVVDESHVTCPQLHAMYNGDQSRKKVLIDHGFRLPSAADNRPLKCEEFWEKSKQTLFISATPGQWELDQCDGEFIEQVIRPTGVLDPVIDVRPSEGQIEDLLSEIRIRAEKNQRVLVTTLTKRMAEDLTDFLSENKVRVRYLHSEIHSIERIEIIQDLRMGEYDVLVGVNLLREGLDLPEVSLVAILDADKEGFLRAERSLIQTIGRAARHVEGVALLYADNFTDSMKRAISETERRRTIQKKYNQVNGITPKPAGKKIENSILSFLELSRKLDAGGLSKDLINIVNNKTEVILNSSDNQCLLEELPDLIEKLEIKMKDAAKELNFEEAANLRDRIKKLRQKLARNN, encoded by the coding sequence ATGAACAACTATAAGCTTCAAGCTCCTTACGAACCAAATGGAGATCAACCAGAAGCTATTAAAAAATTAGTTAAAGGCGTTAATAATGGTAAAGAGTTTCAGACTCTTTTAGGAGCTACTGGAACTGGTAAAACATTTACTATTGCGAATGTAATTCAACAAACAGGAAGACCAGCTCTGGTATTAGCTCATAACAAAACTTTAGCTGCACAATTATGTAATGAATTAAGGGAGTTTTTTCCAAAAAATGCCGTTGAGTACTTTATTTCTTACTATGATTATTATCAACCAGAAGCTTATGTCCCAGTAAGTGATACCTACATAGCGAAAACTGCTTCAATTAATGAAGAAATAGATATGCTTAGGCATTCTGCAACACGCTCATTATTTGAGAGAAAAGATGTAATTGTTGTTGCCTCAATAAGTTGTATTTATGGTCTTGGTATACCGAGTGAGTACTTAAAAGCTGCAGTTAAATTTGAAGTTGGAAAATCTATTAATCTACGTTCATCTTTAAGATCTCTCGTTGAAAATCAATATACTAGAAATGACATTGAAATTACTAGAGGTAGATTCAGAATTAAAGGTGATGTTTTAGAAATCGGTCCAGCTTACGAAGATAGATTAATAAGAATCGAATTATTTGGTGATGAGGTTGAGGCTATAAGATATATTGACCCTACTACCGGAGAAATACTTGAAAGTTTGGAACAAGTTAGCGTATACCCAGCGAAGCATTTTGTCACTCCGAAAGAAAGACTTGAGAGTGCAATAAGTGCAATTAGAAGTGAATTAAAAACTCAACTTGATAAGTTTACATACGAAGGAAAATTATTAGAGGCTCAACGTCTAGAACAACGTACAAAATATGATTTAGAAATGCTCAAAGAGGTTGGTTATTGTAATGGAGTTGAGAATTATGCTCGTCATTTATCAGGCAGGGAGGAAGGTTCACCGCCAGAATGCTTAATAGATTATTTTCCCAAAGATTGGTTGTTGGTAGTTGATGAGAGTCATGTGACATGTCCTCAACTTCATGCGATGTACAACGGTGATCAATCTAGAAAAAAGGTTTTAATAGATCATGGTTTTAGATTGCCAAGTGCTGCTGATAATAGACCTTTAAAATGTGAAGAGTTTTGGGAAAAATCAAAACAGACATTATTTATAAGTGCAACTCCTGGTCAATGGGAATTAGATCAATGTGATGGTGAATTTATTGAGCAAGTTATAAGACCAACTGGGGTATTAGATCCTGTAATTGATGTAAGGCCAAGTGAGGGACAAATAGAGGATCTCTTATCTGAAATAAGAATTAGAGCTGAAAAAAATCAAAGAGTGCTAGTGACAACACTTACTAAAAGAATGGCTGAAGATCTTACTGATTTTTTATCTGAAAATAAAGTAAGAGTTAGATATCTGCATTCAGAAATTCATTCGATTGAAAGAATTGAAATTATTCAAGACCTCAGAATGGGCGAATATGATGTTTTGGTAGGAGTTAATTTATTGAGGGAGGGACTAGATCTTCCTGAAGTATCTTTAGTCGCCATTTTAGATGCTGATAAAGAAGGTTTTCTGAGGGCAGAAAGGTCATTGATTCAAACAATAGGAAGAGCTGCAAGACATGTTGAAGGTGTTGCCTTGCTTTATGCAGATAACTTCACGGATTCAATGAAAAGAGCAATATCTGAAACTGAGAGAAGAAGAACTATTCAAAAAAAATATAACCAAGTCAATGGTATTACTCCAAAACCTGCAGGTAAAAAAATAGAAAATTCAATATTATCTTTTCTAGAACTTTCCAGAAAATTAGATGCCGGTGGTTTATCAAAAGATTTAATAAATATAGTTAATAACAAAACTGAAGTAATTTTAAATTCCAGCGATAATCAATGTTTGCTTGAAGAATTGCCTGACTTAATAGAAAAGTTAGAAATTAAAATGAAAGATGCTGCAAAAGAGTTAAATTTTGAAGAAGCAGCAAATTTGAGGGATAGAATCAAAAAATTAAGACAAAAATTGGCAAGAAATAACTAA
- a CDS encoding aspartate kinase — protein sequence MALLVKKFGGTSVGDIKKIQNIARSICQSKEAGNEIVVVVSAMGKTTDDLNCLAESISKNPNRRELDMLLSTGEQVTIALLSMALNEYGIPAISMTGSQVGIITESIHGKARILDIKRERIQNYINQGFVVVVAGFQGTTLSHTGSMEITTLGRGGSDTSAVALSTALGAETCEIYTDVPGVLTTDPRIVPNAKLLDEISCEEMLELASVGASVLHPRAVEIARNYGIKLCVKSSQSDSSGTLLESQIQPLPLKRGSLELTKTVNSLEVLENQAVFSLSNIPDRPGIAAQIFEKLSEASINVDLIIQATNDGNNNDITFTVSESEVKKTTEQCELITSQLGGEYNLKTKMTKLSIQGAGIMGRPSVSADLFDTLSQANINVRLIATSEIKVSCVIEINNIPKVIRFVAEKFKLSDTQIFVNPIKVKQDQPEVRGIALDKNQVQISFRKLPDRPGVAASICLALAENNLLFDTIVQSERISSLKTKDISLTMNKQDREKANLVFEALTKKLPGSYIEDGPAIAKVSTVGAGMAFKVGTAGKIFRALADQNINIEMIATSEIRTSCIVLEKDCDKAVNAIHNHFELDK from the coding sequence ATGGCTTTATTAGTAAAAAAATTTGGCGGCACATCTGTCGGTGATATAAAAAAAATACAAAATATTGCACGTAGTATTTGTCAAAGTAAAGAAGCAGGAAATGAAATTGTCGTAGTTGTCTCTGCAATGGGGAAAACTACAGATGATTTAAATTGTTTAGCGGAATCAATTAGTAAAAATCCTAATCGAAGAGAATTGGATATGCTGCTCTCAACCGGAGAGCAAGTAACCATAGCTCTTCTCTCAATGGCATTAAACGAATACGGAATACCTGCAATTTCAATGACAGGGAGCCAGGTAGGAATTATTACTGAATCAATACATGGGAAAGCAAGAATTCTAGATATTAAAAGAGAAAGAATCCAAAATTATATAAATCAAGGTTTTGTAGTAGTAGTCGCTGGATTTCAAGGAACAACATTAAGCCACACTGGATCAATGGAAATTACAACTTTAGGTAGAGGGGGTTCAGATACATCTGCAGTAGCTTTATCAACAGCTTTAGGAGCTGAGACTTGCGAAATTTATACAGACGTTCCAGGGGTTCTTACTACTGATCCAAGAATTGTTCCTAATGCAAAACTCTTAGATGAAATTAGCTGTGAGGAAATGCTTGAACTCGCAAGCGTAGGTGCTTCAGTTCTGCATCCAAGAGCAGTAGAAATTGCTAGAAATTATGGAATTAAATTGTGCGTCAAATCAAGCCAAAGTGACTCAAGTGGAACTCTACTAGAAAGTCAAATCCAACCTCTCCCGCTCAAAAGAGGAAGCTTAGAATTAACAAAAACAGTCAATAGTCTTGAAGTATTAGAAAATCAAGCAGTATTCAGTCTCTCAAATATTCCTGATAGGCCTGGGATTGCTGCACAAATATTTGAAAAACTATCAGAAGCAAGTATTAATGTAGATTTAATCATACAAGCAACAAATGATGGAAATAATAACGATATAACATTTACCGTTAGTGAATCAGAGGTTAAAAAAACTACAGAACAATGTGAACTTATAACTAGTCAATTAGGAGGAGAATACAATCTAAAAACAAAAATGACTAAATTAAGTATTCAAGGAGCAGGCATTATGGGTAGACCAAGTGTTTCAGCTGATTTATTTGATACTTTATCTCAAGCGAATATAAATGTGAGGTTAATAGCTACTAGTGAAATTAAAGTTAGCTGCGTAATTGAAATTAATAATATTCCAAAAGTAATTAGATTTGTTGCTGAGAAATTTAAGTTATCTGACACACAAATATTTGTTAATCCAATCAAGGTAAAACAAGATCAACCTGAAGTAAGAGGAATTGCATTAGATAAAAACCAAGTTCAAATAAGTTTTCGAAAATTGCCCGATCGTCCAGGTGTAGCAGCATCGATATGTTTAGCACTAGCTGAAAATAATTTACTTTTCGATACGATCGTGCAATCTGAAAGAATTTCCTCTTTAAAAACTAAGGATATTAGTCTTACGATGAATAAGCAAGATAGAGAAAAAGCTAACTTAGTTTTTGAGGCCTTAACAAAGAAGTTACCCGGCTCATACATTGAAGATGGCCCTGCGATAGCTAAAGTAAGTACTGTAGGAGCAGGAATGGCATTTAAGGTTGGAACAGCTGGAAAAATATTTAGAGCACTGGCTGACCAAAATATCAATATTGAAATGATTGCCACTAGTGAAATTAGGACTTCATGTATTGTCTTAGAGAAAGATTGTGACAAAGCAGTTAATGCGATTCACAATCATTTCGAATTAGATAAATAA
- the holA gene encoding DNA polymerase III subunit delta has product MPIQILWGNDLNAQNTFIQKLIDKEVSKEWKEINVTNLNGDDDEQVNKALDEVLTPPFGNGYRIVTLKNNPIFTAKNEDLRTKFEKIHDNIPHNTYFILQNTKKPDSRLKSTKFLQKLIKNNLAKEKSFSLPEIWDYEGQKRFLEDAANEMNIKIDKNAAELIIDSVGNDGFKLINELAKAKTYLSAVSSDSNSLLLLKSNDVKKIFSDHQSNVFKIIDLLLQKNINESLIEINYSLQKGEPALRLNAGLISQIRIHTIIKLVVNSGNDNSEKICNLAGISNPKRIFFIRKKVKNISQEYLINLLSNLLDIELLLKQGNNPVNVFTENLINLS; this is encoded by the coding sequence ATGCCAATACAAATATTATGGGGTAATGATTTAAATGCTCAAAATACATTTATCCAAAAATTAATTGATAAGGAAGTATCCAAAGAATGGAAAGAAATAAACGTAACAAATTTAAATGGAGATGATGATGAGCAAGTAAATAAAGCTTTAGATGAGGTTCTTACACCTCCTTTTGGAAACGGATACAGAATAGTTACATTGAAAAATAATCCAATTTTTACTGCCAAAAATGAGGATCTAAGAACTAAATTTGAAAAAATTCATGACAACATACCTCATAATACTTATTTCATTTTACAAAATACAAAAAAACCAGACTCAAGACTAAAGAGTACTAAATTTTTACAAAAACTTATCAAAAATAATTTAGCTAAAGAAAAGTCATTTTCTTTACCAGAAATCTGGGACTATGAAGGACAAAAAAGATTTTTAGAAGATGCAGCAAATGAAATGAATATCAAAATTGATAAAAATGCAGCTGAATTAATAATTGATTCAGTTGGTAATGATGGCTTTAAACTAATAAATGAACTAGCCAAAGCAAAAACATACCTTTCTGCAGTATCAAGTGATTCGAATTCACTGCTTCTATTAAAAAGTAATGATGTAAAAAAAATATTTAGTGATCATCAATCCAACGTTTTCAAAATCATTGATCTTCTTTTGCAAAAAAATATTAATGAAAGCCTTATTGAAATAAATTATTCCCTACAGAAAGGAGAGCCTGCTTTAAGATTAAATGCAGGTTTAATTAGTCAAATAAGAATTCACACCATTATAAAGTTAGTAGTTAATTCAGGAAACGATAATTCAGAAAAGATTTGTAATCTTGCAGGCATTTCTAATCCAAAAAGAATTTTCTTTATTCGAAAAAAAGTAAAAAATATATCGCAAGAATATTTAATTAATCTACTGAGTAACTTATTAGACATTGAATTATTACTAAAACAAGGTAATAATCCTGTAAATGTTTTTACCGAGAATTTAATTAATTTAAGTTAA
- a CDS encoding precorrin-8X methylmutase — MVIDHPIFLESIRFIRSHLLANDLDYLEKKVLERLVHTSGDFSVQNLLHFSEGACEKGLQALKSGAPILTDTDMAAAAIKSMAENTTRNKVFTASMWFGKNNHTNLTKTAYGLSEGWKELSPMNSGSKSPIVVIGSSPTALTYLIDILENAKDLPSLIIGMPVGFIGVEKSKNKLISSDLPRIVLNSTRGGAAMAAAAVNALLRETI, encoded by the coding sequence ATGGTAATAGATCATCCAATTTTTTTGGAAAGCATCAGATTTATAAGATCTCATTTATTAGCAAATGATCTAGATTATTTAGAAAAAAAAGTGTTAGAGAGATTAGTCCATACTTCAGGAGATTTTTCAGTTCAAAATCTTTTACATTTCAGTGAAGGTGCTTGCGAAAAAGGGCTTCAGGCACTTAAAAGTGGTGCTCCGATTTTAACTGATACTGATATGGCAGCTGCAGCAATAAAATCCATGGCAGAAAATACCACTCGGAATAAAGTATTCACCGCTAGTATGTGGTTTGGAAAAAATAATCATACAAACTTAACTAAAACTGCATATGGCTTAAGTGAAGGTTGGAAGGAGTTATCCCCTATGAATTCTGGAAGCAAATCACCTATTGTAGTTATCGGCAGTTCGCCTACAGCGTTAACTTACTTAATTGATATTTTAGAGAATGCAAAAGATTTACCCAGTTTAATTATCGGAATGCCTGTTGGATTTATTGGAGTAGAGAAAAGCAAAAATAAATTAATTTCTAGCGATCTTCCTAGAATTGTTTTGAATTCAACTAGAGGAGGTGCTGCCATGGCAGCTGCTGCGGTTAACGCCTTATTGAGGGAAACTATTTAA
- the mutS gene encoding DNA mismatch repair protein MutS, with protein MQEDTIIQKNLFAIGNDNNEQKEITKIPEDLSLEDLKKESQKRPRQRKNSTNLINQFKTDLISNNKNVCINEESYSYKTVSKLKLTPVMKHYVTLKEENKDRLLLYRLGDFFECFFEDAVLISNLLEITLTSKDAGKEIGKIPMAGVPHHAMERYCADLIKKNYSVVICDQLEKSSGNYGTPIKRGITRIITPGTVIEEGMLIAKKNNWITAIYLSEENSDESYEWGISKADVSTGELITLEGQSLSKLFDEIIKLDSSEIIVGSNAVRNLLIKGNSQITYTVSQKTNFGINEANYLIKNYFQIANLEGIGLKNLNNATRSLGGLLNYLEKINPSNLDKDSSLKISLDFPQIQYGHNKLIIDYQTQKNLEIKNTQRENNYVGSLLWSIDRTYTCMGARCLRRWIDSPLLNVNEIYKRQNIITNFIESKQLRTDTQNLLRAMGDLERLAGRACAGHASPRDLIAIAEGLKKLPRLKSIIELFKYDLPDWTDQLKNIDERLLELADTISFKLIENPPLNISEGGMIHDGVDNILDGLRNLMDDYSEWLNKEELKERKISKISNLKIQFHKNFGYYISISKSKVNLAPQHWIKRQTLTNEERYITSEIKNKENKIFQIKSRASSKEYEIFCELRNLVAEKTKQIRSIAKSIASLDALLGLSITSVENNFIKPSLIPINDSMTKNSTKIIAGRNPIVEQLLSDKKFVANDISFKDSQKLIILTGPNASGKSCFIRQIGLIQILTQIGSFVPANNAEIKIADRIFTRIGAVDDQSSGQSTFMVEMSETASILNQATSNSLVLLDEIGRGTSTFDGLSIAWSVSEYLAKKIQCNTIFATHYHELNYLKNSNTNIQNFQVLVEQNNDQLIFSHRIVKGGSNKSYGIEAAKLAGVPKEVIEKAKSVLNSLEENNNLNYDIK; from the coding sequence ATGCAAGAAGATACAATAATTCAAAAGAATTTATTTGCGATTGGTAATGATAATAATGAGCAAAAAGAAATAACAAAAATACCAGAGGATTTATCTTTAGAAGATTTAAAAAAAGAATCGCAAAAAAGACCCAGACAAAGAAAAAATTCAACTAATTTAATAAATCAATTCAAAACTGATTTAATTTCAAATAACAAAAATGTTTGCATCAATGAAGAATCTTATAGCTATAAAACAGTTTCAAAACTTAAATTAACTCCTGTAATGAAGCATTATGTAACTCTAAAAGAAGAAAATAAAGATAGGTTATTACTTTATAGATTAGGAGATTTTTTTGAATGTTTTTTTGAGGACGCTGTATTAATATCTAACCTTTTAGAAATAACGCTTACCAGTAAAGATGCTGGCAAAGAGATTGGTAAGATCCCTATGGCAGGGGTTCCCCATCATGCAATGGAGAGATACTGTGCTGATTTAATTAAAAAAAATTATTCTGTGGTTATATGCGATCAATTAGAAAAAAGTTCTGGAAATTATGGGACTCCAATTAAAAGAGGAATAACAAGAATAATTACTCCTGGAACCGTAATTGAAGAGGGGATGTTGATAGCAAAGAAAAATAATTGGATTACTGCTATTTACTTATCTGAAGAAAACTCAGATGAATCTTATGAATGGGGTATATCAAAAGCTGATGTAAGCACAGGAGAATTAATAACTTTAGAAGGCCAATCTCTGTCAAAACTATTTGATGAAATTATTAAATTAGATTCTTCAGAAATCATTGTAGGAAGCAATGCAGTAAGAAATTTATTGATTAAAGGAAATAGTCAAATTACATATACTGTTTCTCAAAAGACTAATTTTGGAATTAATGAAGCAAATTATCTAATAAAAAATTATTTCCAAATTGCAAACCTAGAGGGAATAGGACTTAAAAATTTAAACAATGCAACTAGATCACTTGGAGGGTTATTAAATTATTTAGAAAAAATTAATCCTTCAAATTTAGATAAAGATTCGTCTTTAAAAATCTCTTTAGACTTCCCACAAATCCAATATGGTCACAACAAATTAATTATTGATTATCAAACTCAAAAAAACTTAGAAATCAAAAATACACAACGAGAAAACAATTATGTAGGTTCGCTACTATGGAGTATTGATAGAACTTATACTTGCATGGGTGCAAGGTGTTTAAGAAGGTGGATAGATTCACCACTATTAAACGTTAATGAAATTTATAAAAGACAAAATATAATTACAAACTTTATTGAATCTAAACAATTACGTACAGATACCCAAAATTTACTTAGAGCAATGGGGGATTTAGAAAGACTTGCAGGTAGAGCATGTGCAGGACATGCAAGTCCCAGAGACTTAATTGCAATAGCTGAAGGTTTAAAAAAATTGCCTAGACTAAAATCCATAATTGAATTATTTAAATATGATCTCCCAGATTGGACTGATCAATTAAAAAATATTGATGAAAGACTCTTAGAATTAGCCGATACTATAAGTTTTAAACTAATAGAAAATCCTCCTTTAAATATTAGTGAAGGAGGAATGATCCACGATGGTGTTGACAATATATTAGATGGTTTACGCAATTTAATGGATGATTATTCTGAGTGGCTAAATAAAGAGGAATTAAAAGAAAGGAAAATTAGCAAAATTTCAAACCTAAAAATTCAATTTCATAAAAATTTTGGTTATTACATTTCTATAAGTAAGTCAAAAGTTAATTTAGCTCCACAACATTGGATCAAAAGGCAAACACTTACTAATGAAGAAAGGTATATCACTTCAGAAATTAAAAATAAAGAAAATAAGATTTTCCAAATAAAAAGTAGAGCTTCATCAAAAGAATATGAAATTTTCTGCGAATTAAGAAATTTAGTTGCTGAAAAAACAAAACAAATAAGATCAATCGCAAAATCCATAGCATCTCTTGATGCACTTCTTGGTTTATCAATTACTTCAGTAGAAAACAATTTTATAAAACCTTCATTAATACCAATAAATGATTCAATGACAAAAAATAGTACAAAAATTATCGCAGGAAGAAATCCAATTGTTGAGCAATTGTTGAGTGATAAAAAGTTTGTAGCAAACGATATCTCCTTCAAGGATAGTCAAAAATTAATTATATTAACCGGTCCTAATGCAAGCGGAAAAAGTTGCTTTATAAGACAAATTGGTTTAATACAAATTCTCACACAAATTGGGAGCTTTGTTCCTGCTAATAATGCTGAAATCAAAATTGCAGATAGGATTTTCACAAGAATTGGAGCGGTTGATGATCAATCATCTGGACAATCAACATTTATGGTAGAAATGTCTGAAACTGCATCAATTCTAAATCAGGCAACTTCTAACTCACTAGTTTTACTTGATGAGATAGGTAGAGGGACATCTACTTTTGATGGACTTTCAATAGCTTGGTCAGTAAGTGAATATCTTGCAAAAAAAATTCAATGTAATACTATTTTTGCTACCCACTATCATGAGCTTAATTATTTAAAAAATTCAAATACGAATATACAAAATTTTCAAGTTTTAGTAGAACAAAATAACGATCAGCTAATCTTTAGCCACAGGATTGTTAAAGGGGGCTCAAACAAAAGCTATGGCATAGAGGCAGCTAAATTAGCAGGAGTTCCAAAAGAAGTTATAGAAAAAGCAAAATCAGTTTTAAATTCTTTAGAAGAAAATAACAACTTAAATTATGATATTAAGTAG
- the psbZ gene encoding photosystem II core protein PsbZ, with the protein MQAVNFFFVNALLFASLIAVVGVPVLYVTQPSTEEGQRESRRKIYSIAAVWVVLVFVTGIVSSLV; encoded by the coding sequence ATGCAGGCTGTTAACTTTTTCTTCGTAAATGCTCTATTATTTGCTTCTTTAATCGCTGTAGTTGGAGTACCCGTTTTATATGTAACTCAACCTTCTACTGAGGAAGGACAGCGAGAAAGTAGGAGAAAAATTTATTCTATTGCGGCTGTTTGGGTTGTTTTAGTTTTTGTTACAGGGATAGTTTCTTCATTAGTTTGA
- a CDS encoding 6,7-dimethyl-8-ribityllumazine synthase: MAIFEGSFTNASTLKVGIVIARFNDLITNKILSGCLDCLKRHGLDTSELSNQVDIAWVPGSFELPIAAKTLMKKKSYDVVIALGAVIRGETSHYDVVISEASKGISQVSNENNVPIIFGVLTTDTMQQALERAGIKNNLGWNYALQAIEMGSLIKNLN, translated from the coding sequence ATGGCTATTTTTGAGGGTTCTTTTACTAATGCCTCTACTTTAAAAGTTGGGATTGTAATAGCAAGATTTAATGATTTAATTACAAATAAAATTCTATCTGGATGTCTTGATTGTTTAAAAAGACATGGTTTAGATACTTCTGAATTAAGTAATCAAGTAGATATAGCTTGGGTTCCTGGTTCATTTGAATTACCAATCGCAGCTAAAACCCTCATGAAAAAAAAGAGTTATGACGTTGTAATTGCTCTTGGGGCTGTGATCCGTGGTGAAACTTCCCACTATGATGTAGTTATATCTGAGGCGAGCAAAGGTATTTCGCAAGTTTCAAATGAAAATAATGTTCCAATTATTTTTGGAGTTTTAACTACTGATACTATGCAGCAGGCTTTAGAAAGAGCAGGGATTAAAAATAATCTTGGTTGGAATTATGCTTTACAAGCAATTGAGATGGGATCCTTAATTAAAAATTTAAATTAA